From the Acinetobacter radioresistens DSM 6976 = NBRC 102413 = CIP 103788 genome, one window contains:
- a CDS encoding PaaI family thioesterase — protein MDSNNTAHLTMAKAFFGTNHPLFNMFNISVGAVSDGHAEMTMPFSEQLSDRKGSLHRGALVTLLDTTCGLSIFSSLRSLEPIATIDLRVDFLRRIPSAVGLKAIVDCIGRTDTVAFITGRAVAEDSGELLATVTGSFAIGTMGPSFDSNEARGE, from the coding sequence ATGGACAGTAATAACACGGCACACCTGACCATGGCTAAGGCGTTTTTTGGTACTAATCACCCTTTATTCAATATGTTCAATATTAGTGTTGGTGCAGTGAGCGATGGTCATGCCGAGATGACGATGCCCTTCTCTGAGCAACTCTCTGACCGTAAAGGCTCACTGCATCGAGGGGCTTTGGTGACGCTGCTGGATACGACTTGCGGCTTATCTATTTTTTCGTCATTGCGGTCGTTAGAGCCGATTGCCACTATTGATTTGCGTGTCGATTTTTTGCGACGTATTCCCTCTGCGGTAGGTTTAAAGGCGATAGTGGATTGCATTGGTAGAACCGATACGGTGGCCTTTATCACGGGCCGAGCGGTTGCAGAAGACAGTGGTGAGCTACTGGCTACTGTCACTGGTTCTTTCGCAATCGGCACGATGGGACCCTCTTTTGACAGCAATGAAGCGCGAGGCGAGTGA